Proteins from one Paenibacillus amylolyticus genomic window:
- a CDS encoding spore germination protein: protein MNDSQVKISTTQAVVIIVNYMLGAGILTLPRTTSRAVGTPDVWISILLSGLIITGIGLILVTLCRRFPDKTVFQFTREITGRWIAYILGCATILYFMIIAAFEIRVMADVTGMYLLERTPTWAIVMVFMWIGIYMISGGLGVIIRVFEIILPITLIIFVIEILLSNQLFEISNLRPVLGEGIMPVLKGLKPSLLSYTGYEVMLVITAYMKDPKKSNKAMTWGLTISTMIYLITVVMVVGSLSLDGIKTRTWPTLDLVRSFEIQGLIFERFESLLLVIWIMQIFSTFAITHYCASVGIRDLFRAKKIRRIMYALLPVIYLTAMMPKTVFETFALGDMLGNASVVLFAILPLVLLLISMIRKKEANTHDFIPYVLTSNLCCVHTVYSFRLLEQP from the coding sequence GTGAATGACTCGCAAGTAAAAATTAGCACCACACAGGCTGTTGTCATCATTGTCAACTACATGCTTGGCGCGGGGATTCTGACGTTACCTCGAACGACCAGCAGGGCGGTTGGAACGCCGGACGTCTGGATTTCCATCTTGTTGTCGGGGCTTATTATTACGGGTATTGGTCTGATTTTGGTTACCCTGTGCCGCAGATTTCCTGACAAAACCGTGTTCCAGTTTACCCGGGAGATCACCGGGCGCTGGATCGCCTACATACTGGGTTGTGCGACAATTTTGTATTTTATGATCATTGCAGCATTCGAAATTAGAGTCATGGCCGATGTCACGGGCATGTATCTGCTTGAGCGTACGCCTACATGGGCTATTGTGATGGTTTTTATGTGGATTGGCATCTATATGATCTCCGGTGGGCTTGGAGTCATTATACGCGTGTTTGAGATCATCCTGCCGATTACCTTGATTATATTTGTCATAGAGATATTGCTCAGTAATCAGCTATTCGAGATTAGTAACCTTAGACCCGTATTGGGAGAGGGCATCATGCCTGTACTCAAAGGGCTGAAACCATCGCTACTCTCCTATACTGGGTACGAAGTCATGTTGGTCATTACTGCATATATGAAAGATCCGAAGAAAAGCAACAAGGCGATGACATGGGGACTGACGATCTCTACAATGATATATCTGATCACTGTTGTAATGGTCGTAGGCAGTCTATCCTTGGATGGGATTAAGACCAGAACGTGGCCAACATTGGATCTTGTCCGAAGTTTTGAGATACAGGGACTGATATTTGAACGTTTCGAATCGTTATTGCTGGTGATCTGGATTATGCAAATTTTCTCGACATTTGCCATTACCCATTACTGTGCTTCCGTAGGAATCCGGGATTTGTTTCGGGCAAAGAAGATACGCAGGATTATGTATGCCCTGCTTCCAGTCATTTATCTAACGGCAATGATGCCTAAAACAGTATTTGAAACTTTTGCACTGGGCGATATGTTAGGTAACGCATCTGTAGTTTTGTTCGCTATATTACCTCTGGTATTGCTGCTTATTAGCATGATTCGCAAAAAGGAGGCAAACACGCATGATTTCATTCCGTATGTGCTTACGAGTAACTTGTGCTGTGTTCATACTGTGTATAGTTTCAGGTTGCTGGAGCAGCCGTGA